The region GACGCCGACGACGCCACGCGCCTGCTTCGCATCGCCGACCTGCGCATGTATTCGCTCAAGCAGGCGCGAACGCCCCTGCGTCATATCCGGCTGGACAGTGTGCCTTCGCTCACCGCCAGCGGACGTTTCCGCGGCAGGACGGCTTCGGGACGCTTCTAAAACCCACTGGTTCTCAAGCCTTACCAGCCTTTACACTCATCCCATCGGACCTTTGCGGCTACCGGCAGGAGAGCCACCTCTTTGCATCGATTCACCGGACTTTTAGGACTCATCGTCTTCCTCGGGCTTGCTTACGTTTTTTCGTACGACCGCCGCGCGATCCGCTGGCGCACTGTCGCCTGGGGGCTCGGGCTCCAGATTGTCTTCGCATTCCTGGTCATCAAGTGGAGCTTCGGGCAGACGATTCTCCACACGGCCAGCAGTGCCGTTACCGGGCTTCTTTCTCACGCCGTCGATGGCTCCTCCATGGTCTTCGGGCCTCTGGGCACGCCGGGGAGCCCGCTGGCGATCTTCGCCTTCGCCGTGCTGCCGACGATCATCTTCATCTCCGCTTTCTTCGCCCTGCTCTATCACATCGGTTTCATGCAGCAGGTCATCCGGGTAGTCGCCTGGATCATGCAGCGGACGATGGGGACCAGCGGCGCTGAATCGACCAATGTGGCAGCCTCCATCTTTATGGGGCAGACCGAGGCTCCTCTTACCATTCGCCCCTTTCTCGATGGAGCGACCCGCTCCGAGCTGATGACCATCATGACCTCGGGCATGGCCCATGTCTCCGGCGGAATTATGGCCGCTTATATCAGCTTCGGGATCAACGCGCAGGATCTTCTTTCCGCGGTCATCATGACTGCGCCCGGCACCATCCTCGTGGCCAAGATGCTTGTACCGGAAACGGAGCAACCCGCCACCGCCGGAACGGTGAAGATGCCGCCCAATGAAGAGCACAAGAACGACAACTTCATTGCCGCCATCGCTCGCGGCACCATCGATGGCGGCAAACTGGCCTTCAATGTAGCCATCATGCTGATCAGCTTTCTCGCCCTGGTCGGGTTGATGAACGCTATCATGCTGGGCATCTCAAATTTCCTGTGGGCACACGGACACATTCCCTTTCCTCATTCGCTCAACTCGGTCCTCGGCGTCATCGGCGCGCCCGTTGCCTGGTTGATCGGGATCCCCTGGCACGAGGCCCCGGCGATCGGCAACCTGCTGGGAACGCGCGCCGTGCTCAACGAGTTCGTCGCATATACGCAGCTAGGGCTGCAGAAGTCGCAGCTCTCGCCGCGAACCTTCTCCATCGCGACCTTCGCCCTATGCGGCTTCGCCAACATAGGCTCCATCGGAATGCAGATCGGAGGAATCGGAGCACTGGTTCCCAACCGGCGCAACGATCTTGCCCGGCTTGGCCTGCGCGCCATGCTGGCAGGAACCATGGCGAACCTCCTTTCCGCATCCATCGTCTCCATGCTGATTCGATAGGCCCGACCGCAGTTTTCATCCTCTGCATCTTTACAGTGGTCTTCAAATCTCCTAACCTCAACTCGTTAGCTAAAACGCTTTTCTAATCACTCCGAAACGAGATGAGCATGACCCTGAATCGCAGAACCTTTGTGAAGGTCGGCAGCATGGCTGCTGCAGCCACCAGCCTTAACGTTCTCGCTGCACCGCAGCAGGCCCCGGCGCCAAAGTCCGCAAACGACACCATTCAGCTGGCATTGATTGGAGCAGGTGGCCAGGGCCAGGGCGATACCCGCAGCGCCCTGGAGGTTCCAGGCGTCAAGCTGGTCGCCGCCGCCGACTGCTACGACGGACGCCTGGCCCACTGCAAGGAAGTTTGGGGACAGGATGTCTTTACCACACGCGACTATCGCGAGATCCTCGCCCG is a window of Edaphobacter sp. 12200R-103 DNA encoding:
- a CDS encoding NupC/NupG family nucleoside CNT transporter — protein: MHRFTGLLGLIVFLGLAYVFSYDRRAIRWRTVAWGLGLQIVFAFLVIKWSFGQTILHTASSAVTGLLSHAVDGSSMVFGPLGTPGSPLAIFAFAVLPTIIFISAFFALLYHIGFMQQVIRVVAWIMQRTMGTSGAESTNVAASIFMGQTEAPLTIRPFLDGATRSELMTIMTSGMAHVSGGIMAAYISFGINAQDLLSAVIMTAPGTILVAKMLVPETEQPATAGTVKMPPNEEHKNDNFIAAIARGTIDGGKLAFNVAIMLISFLALVGLMNAIMLGISNFLWAHGHIPFPHSLNSVLGVIGAPVAWLIGIPWHEAPAIGNLLGTRAVLNEFVAYTQLGLQKSQLSPRTFSIATFALCGFANIGSIGMQIGGIGALVPNRRNDLARLGLRAMLAGTMANLLSASIVSMLIR